Proteins encoded by one window of Rhodobacteraceae bacterium IMCC1335:
- a CDS encoding phosphotransferase: protein MEQDAGIAMRQSGRITPDQMQSHIEHQFEVPPGTTVIEIDFDYAPVTPVGSSFSNEVSLSLYDPFTGRGARHNNPDHHIVLKDMGASKGYVPGPLHPGTWTVSIDVHRIMPPSSVDYRLSIRTDSAPQTAPALPFVPAACNPRGPGWYRGDLHGHSLHSDAPWDVLDFVDYARQQNLDFATLTDHNTPSGIAECQSLADDDLLVMGGTELTTFWGHCLTIGEHDFVDWRVSKDRTIGSIAAEEIDKGKLFIIAHPTHVGFPYCSGCDWKYPEVMPGVAKVVEVWNGDWSGIANNDAALSLYYGWLSLGHRLVATAGSDIHAPFEKDQRPGYNVVQAEALSQDAICAAIQAGRLYLSSGPKLGVTHPDSENTTLMGQELAIKPTRLLVEWHACPEDAIVLLKRPTDDPGSAVRSDVIAHGARGRALVPFKPKPDYDWAAIEVRDGSGALHCLANPVFFQGNVDRTR, encoded by the coding sequence ATGGAGCAGGACGCCGGCATCGCCATGCGTCAGAGCGGCAGGATCACGCCCGATCAGATGCAGTCCCATATCGAACATCAATTCGAGGTGCCACCCGGCACAACGGTGATCGAGATCGACTTCGACTATGCACCCGTAACGCCTGTTGGCAGTTCGTTTTCGAACGAAGTCAGCCTCAGTCTCTATGATCCTTTCACGGGACGCGGCGCGCGGCACAACAATCCCGATCATCACATCGTTCTGAAAGACATGGGGGCCTCCAAAGGCTACGTCCCCGGCCCCCTGCATCCCGGCACATGGACAGTCAGCATCGACGTTCACCGCATCATGCCACCGAGCAGCGTCGACTACCGCCTTTCGATCCGAACCGACAGCGCGCCGCAAACCGCACCCGCCCTCCCTTTCGTCCCAGCAGCCTGCAACCCGCGCGGGCCAGGTTGGTATCGCGGCGATCTGCATGGGCATTCGCTCCATTCCGATGCCCCTTGGGACGTCCTCGACTTCGTGGATTACGCGCGGCAACAGAACCTCGATTTCGCAACTCTGACAGACCACAACACCCCCTCGGGCATCGCGGAATGCCAGTCACTCGCCGATGACGATCTGCTGGTCATGGGTGGCACCGAGCTGACGACATTCTGGGGCCATTGCCTGACGATTGGAGAGCATGACTTTGTTGATTGGCGTGTCAGCAAGGATCGCACCATAGGATCCATCGCCGCGGAAGAGATCGACAAAGGTAAGCTATTCATCATCGCGCACCCCACCCATGTGGGCTTCCCCTATTGTTCGGGCTGCGACTGGAAATACCCTGAAGTGATGCCGGGTGTTGCGAAAGTGGTCGAGGTCTGGAACGGCGATTGGTCGGGCATAGCGAACAACGATGCGGCTCTGTCGCTTTACTACGGCTGGCTCTCCCTCGGCCACCGGCTAGTGGCGACCGCGGGCAGTGACATCCACGCTCCCTTCGAGAAGGATCAGCGCCCCGGTTACAACGTGGTGCAGGCCGAGGCACTTTCACAAGATGCCATCTGTGCCGCCATTCAAGCCGGTCGGCTTTATCTCAGTTCCGGCCCGAAGCTTGGTGTGACGCATCCAGACAGCGAAAACACAACGCTCATGGGACAGGAACTGGCGATTAAACCAACCCGCTTGTTGGTCGAGTGGCACGCTTGCCCGGAGGACGCAATTGTCCTGCTCAAACGTCCCACGGATGATCCCGGTTCTGCGGTCAGGTCTGATGTGATAGCGCACGGCGCGCGCGGTAGGGCCCTGGTGCCATTTAAACCAAAGCCGGATTATGATTGGGCGGCTATCGAAGTACGTGATGGATCAGGCGCACTGCATTGCTTGGCAAACCCTGTTTTCTTCCAAGGCAACGTAGATCGCACGCGCTGA
- a CDS encoding GNAT family N-acetyltransferase produces the protein MPAIPTLETERLILRMQTTEDWPEYCSLMMSERSKFMGGPFLRDAAWGLFCHDVAQWTLMGHGALMIEDRRSGQCLGQVGINYGPLFPEHELGWLLYQHAEGKGYAHEAALALRHWAFHERNLETLVSYVDPPNLRSRTLAERLGAELDENAARQDPTDLVYRHPKR, from the coding sequence ATGCCTGCCATACCTACTTTGGAAACAGAGCGACTGATCTTGCGGATGCAAACGACTGAAGATTGGCCGGAATACTGTTCACTGATGATGTCTGAACGCTCGAAATTTATGGGCGGCCCTTTTTTGCGCGACGCCGCTTGGGGTTTGTTCTGTCACGATGTCGCGCAATGGACGCTTATGGGGCATGGTGCACTCATGATAGAAGATCGACGGTCAGGGCAGTGTTTGGGGCAGGTCGGCATCAATTACGGACCCCTTTTCCCTGAGCATGAACTTGGGTGGCTATTGTATCAACATGCGGAAGGCAAAGGATATGCCCACGAAGCAGCGCTTGCCTTGAGGCATTGGGCATTTCATGAACGAAACCTTGAAACATTGGTCAGCTATGTCGATCCACCCAATCTTCGTTCACGCACGCTCGCCGAAAGGCTAGGCGCAGAGTTGGACGAGAATGCAGCGCGCCAAGACCCGACGGATTTAGTTTACCGTCACCCAAAACGATAG